The segment tttacccccccccccaaaaaaaataaaaaaataaaataaaaaaataaaaaaaataagttattgactcgactataagcctagggtgggaaatacatcatccccccatgtaatcatccagacccccgtcatcatccaccccccccccttcatcatcaccgcctgtcaatcccttcatcagtggttttcaacctgcggacctatagatgttgcaaaactacaacccccagcatgcccggacagccatcggctgtctgggcatgctgggagttgtagttttgaaacctctggaggtccgcaggttgaagaccactgcggccttcatcatcatcccccccttaatcatcatccccctccctttcatcatcaccgcctgtcaatcccttcatcagtggtcttcaacctgcagacctccagatgttgcagatccacaactcccagcatgcccagacagctatcggctgtatagacatgctgggagttgtagttttgaaacctctggaggtccgcaggttgaagaccactgtggcctttttgttttgtactcacctccccttggcaggaagttagggtgagctggtcctagtgatgttgccttgacgacgacgcacagggacgttgtgcatgaagagggccctccggtgaaaatggacagcccggaacgagtatccctccccaccggatggtccctgcagcatagatggcccggaccagctcacactAACTtcccgctgtgggggggggggggagtgagtacaaaacaaaatagggggggcctggatgatgacgaaggccgaagtggtcttcaacctgcggacctccagaggtttcaaaactacaacacccagccgatggctgtctgggcatgctgggagttgtagttttacaacatctggcggtccgcaggttgaagaccactgaaaagggattgacaggcggagagatcactcgagtataatccgaggggggcgttttcagcacgaaaaatggtgctgaaaaactcggcttatactcgagtatatacggtaggtattacacgtcacacaccaatatttttcttttatgttttttatttttttgtataggtaatattaccagctcatattattttttttatggtttttccgtgtcctgtgcagtatctctcccagaagtccacttgatggcccacgtggtggtctacaccccgaagtcatcaattcttactctaagagagagtttgcagctgttcctggagacggttaacattaacctctgcatggtggaataataggtcacgatgtttatcaggatcagtagaagcatcacccactcgatgattatggtggtgatttcacggatctcgtcccagtcttcatcatcatagaataattcctgtaatgttttatatccaaagtagaaaattgcgcaggtaaaagccaggccacagcaggtgcatctactatggcggATGACTttctttgctcctggtaatttatacatctggatggactgcccaaggtagtataaggcttcacatgtaatggaaattaccatgctgacaaagtgtatcctgggatattcttcgggggacaatacatgcatgacagctgtaccaaaacaggaggcccacacaatggcgagcaggatcctctggatcaggacctgatgacccctgaactcttcagtatgcataaccatatacttataaataagaaaggttagtaccaaagtgccaatggatgtccctatgaaaccaattctcaataatatgttttcgggaaagaaatttcccacgtcactgtgaaggtaaagaaaccaatgttattgtggatatttcctcactcccaacccatgaaataagaatcttgtgcttgtttatcttacctgatgtgcatcagtggcgaggcggcatggccgaggacgaccgtcacgatgtagctggtggcaagccaggccgcacaccaaaacgccaacagaagggggacgaaccccaaaccttttagctccatctcagtcaagaagaagaaatagaagttgctaatcgcactgtaccaatctacagaatgaaggctcgggcggctgtcagtggaatgtcagaactccagctgtctatgacatcacatgtctgatgtcacgatgactgcttgtttcttagagctgacatgatttagtatctgctatggacagaacctgatgttgctactatggaccttacagaccccagaacccaagtaattagcgcaggggctccattttgatcatctcatatttcacattatttgagttccagggctcggatacatttgcaccctctatagcagtggtctctaagctgtgaacccccaaccgctgcaaaaccacaactcccagcatgcccggacagcaactttgcataagaaaatagtctaattaaacttttcttatatatagactccccgacatctccaaggataagcatctaagggtctcgttccatcttaatgttataccttttttcaataacatcgatgatgtatgaatataggaataattccatataagatacaaaaagttagcatcctccatcTGACATTTTGGACAGCTTGCATCCTGTCTGAGGCCCATACGCTTCAATCcccatggagtataatacatcctaTACGAAATCTTAGACTGTACCATTACATGGACCTTATTATATCATGTACATTTCATGTTTACAATGGCCCTGCCCCATGAATCtgaatataaccccccccccccccccaagtcccttTCCCATCTAACCTTGATAGCATCAacgttttatacatttttgtcatgGGTTTAGGGACAGGGGGCCCTCTCATTAATTAAACAAGGGGATGTGAATGTTCTCTCCTGAACTCTCCTTTTATTGATTTATGATCtgagttacttatttgtaaaaagcaattgtggtgccttggtggggatgtagggtagttggggtgttgctgttggggataataaagggcgcggttaacccttgtcactcgtgacgccagggttaaatactgtaaagtTGCTAGGGCCTAtcgtcacccttcccaagagcgataggtgagtgcgtaataaatggattgtccacaaccactgtttaacggaaaacttgcaggaacatttattgaagattttctgaagcaggcaatagcaataacagtccagataacagattaTATTTCTAGTTGATCAGCAATTGACAgtgggttgggatcagataagcttaaTTTAGCTATTAAAAGAttccgtagcatagatccgctggatttaggggtgcatttaggtccagtgatcttgcagagagtAGTGGTGAATGATTGAAGTATAACcgctttggtataggccgaggccgcaaggctttggcctagaaaacgtacttgaaagttgcggaggtcctacctcgttcagtgacagcaacccaagagagcgaataatggccgcagctcccttatatgggcaggggctggccgttttggattggtccataacaactgtcactcaccgttacacggcattgtgggtgaacatgtgacacaagaaccacctaaggtccttcaacataccatagagttctaagtaacgggtcacatgacctaaggtactgcgacgccaaacaagtgaataatacaatatacatatatacaatgataatggttataaatattaaccccttaaggaccgagggtttttccatttttgcattttcgttttttcctccttgcctttaaaaaaatccatatgatggcttattttttgcaccaccaattctactttgtaattacgtcagtcattctgcccaaaaatctacgctgaaatggaaaaaaaaatcattgtgagacaaaattgaaaaaaaacctcgctgttttgtaacttttggtggcttccgtttctacgtagtacattttttggtaaaaatgacaccttatctttattctgtaggtccatacgattaaaataataccctacttatataggtttgattttgtcgtacttctggaaaaagtcataactaccgtatttatcggcgtataacacgcacccccattttaacagggaaatttaagtaaaaaaaataaaatgtaaaataaatgacttggactaaatgccacatcatcccccaaacttcgttttcttctgcacctcagtttggtcccgtcccctccagtgccacatcattccttcccttttatcagttcctgtgccacatttacccctctcatcgccaccccccatgtttcatcatctccccatgtctcatcattccccctcatcatcccccaccctgtctcatcatttccccctgtctcatcccccccctcatcatttccccctgtcttatcccccctcatcatttccccctgtctcatccccccatcaccccctcatcatttccccctgtctcttccccccatcatcccccctctcatcatttccccctgtctcatccccccctcatcccccccatcatttccccctgtctcatcccccaatcacccccccctcatcatttccccctgtctcatccccccatcatccccccctcattatttccccctgtttcatccccctgtctcatccccccatcatttccacctgtctcatccccccatcattttccctctcatcatttccccctgtctcatccccccctcatcatttccccatctcattatccccccatcatgttcctcctatggcattcagtggtcttcaacctgcggaccttcagatgttgcaaaactacaactcccagcatgcccggacagccaactgctgtccgggcatgctgggagttgtagttttgcaacatctggaggtccacaggttgaagaccactcttcccctttccttacttgtctgtgcttcggctgtcttgcggggtcagtgaagcagatgagttacgtcctctcccggctcctctgcacggcatcacgGAGGTCACTTTTCGGCGACGACTACAGGAAAtaaagtgatgccgcacagagaagccggcagaggacgtaactcatctgcttcactgaagcgcagacaggtaaggaaaataaatgaaactataaaaagcagggaaagggggaatgatgagggtgggggagggagggaaaatgaaaagtaaaactcacttgttttctcctgcactatccacaggaactggtggatagtgcgggagacgctaattaaaaggtagcgcagatccggacaaggtagggctcattttaatcagcatctcccgcactatccaccacaccagtacctgtggatagtgcgggagaaaacaagtgacagtgcggggaggagacaccgctggtcactgatttaaagtggccacggtcgtgctgttaatacttaacaagcagacgctgccgcggccgctttaaatcagggaccagaagacttatcggcgtataacacgcaggaagacttgttgccttaaatgcaagttttaaaagtgcgtgttatacgccgataaatatggtacatgcaggaaaattaatgcgtttaaaattgtcatcttctgaccactataacttttttatttttgcgcatatgggggAGTATGAGGGCACaatttttgtgccgtaatctgaagttttaagcggtaccatttttgcattgataggacttattacatagttacatagttacatagttacatagttagtacggtcgaaaaaagacatatgtccatcaagttcaaccagggaattaaggggtaggggtgtggcgcgatattggggaagggatgagattttatatttcttcataagcattaatcttattttgttccaggaatgtatctaatcctgttttaaaccttaaacgtctcttctcaagactaaacaattgtaactcctttaatcgctcctcatagctaagatgttccattccccatattagttaagtcgcgcgtctctgcaccctttccaactccgcagtgtcccttttatggacaggtgcccaaaactgaacagcatattccaggtaaggccgtaccaatgatttataaagggggagtattatgtccctgtcccttgagtccatgcctcttttgatacatgacaatatcctgccggctttggaagcagcagcctgacattgcatgctattctgtagtctgtgatctacaagtacacccagatccttctctaccagtgactctgccagtttaatcccccctaagacatacgatgcatgcaggttattagtacccagatgcataactttacatttatccacattgaacctcatttgccaagtggatgcccagacacttagtctatccaagtcatcttgtaacttatgcacatcctctatagactgtaccgtgctacaaagcttggtgtcatctgcaaagatagaaacagagctgttaataccatcctctatatcattaataaataaattaaacaacagcgcgcccagtactgaaccttggggtacaccactaataaccggggaccaatcagagtacgaatcattgaccaccactctctgggtacgatccatgagccagtgttcaatccagttacaaactaaaatttccaaacccaaagaccttaacttacctgtcagacgtctatgagggacagtatcaaatgctttagcaaaatccagaaacactatatccacagccattcctctgtcaaggcttctactcacctcttcataaaagcaaattagattggtttgacaacttctatccttagtaaacccatgctggctatcacttataatacaattatcccctatgtattcctgtatgtaatcccttataagtccttcaaacaatttacccacaatgcacgttaaacttaccggtctatagtttcctggggaagacctagagccctttttgaagattggcaccacattcgccttgcgccagtcccttggcacaataccagacaccagagaatctctaaatatcatgaacaggggtacagatattactgaacttacctctctaagaactcttgggtgtagtccatccggtcctggggatttgcttacatttatatcacttaacttaccttgtaccatctctacattaagccagttcagtacattacatgatgtgttaccagcactgacctgtacatgatgtgttaccagcactgacctggccaatatcagctcctttttccatagtgtatacagaactaaagaacccattcagtagctccgccttctcttgatcgcctgtgacaacctcccgattatcattattaaggggtcctacatgctctgtccttggtttttttgcatttatatgtctaaaaaaatatttaggattagttttgctttctttggccacctgtctctcattttgaatttttgctgtttttattacatttttacagattttattaagctccttgtactgtttaaatgttatagctgacccatcagatttgtattttttgaaggcaatttttttgttgtttattgctcttttaacatcatgtgtcagccatgtaggatttagttttaatcgtttatatttgttcccctttggtatatatttagctgtatagttatttagagttgatttaaagatgtcccatttaccttctgtatcagtatttgagaacacctccccccagtctatgtcctgtagtgcagccctcagcccagggaaatttgcctttttaaagttatatgtttttgccttccccgcctgtctttgttttctacattttaagtcaaaagtaactatattgtggtcgctattcccaaggttttcccgcacagttacattcccaaccagctctgcgttgttggaaatgatcagatccaacaaggcatcacttcttgttgggtcctccac is part of the Hyla sarda isolate aHylSar1 chromosome 1 unlocalized genomic scaffold, aHylSar1.hap1 SUPER_1_unloc_18, whole genome shotgun sequence genome and harbors:
- the LOC130298037 gene encoding DNA damage-regulated autophagy modulator protein 1-like gives rise to the protein MELKGLGFVPLLLAFWCAAWLATSYIVTVVLGHAASPLMHISDVGNFFPENILLRIGFIGTSIGTLVLTFLIYKYMVMHTEEFRGHQVLIQRILLAIVWASCFGTAVMHVLSPEEYPRIHFVSMVISITCEHYAPVTSQAPQTAAALDVSLESSDSQYFLQLVVSLYSFSPLVFQ